Genomic DNA from Desulfuromonas versatilis:
GACCACGGCTTTTCATGACCATCACCTGCCCGCACTGCGGATTTTCCAAAGAGATCGCCCCGGAGACCGTCCCCGAGCGGTCGGTCAAGGTGACCTGCCCCAAGTGCCGGCAGGCCTTCACCTTCGAGGGGCGCCCCCAGCCGGCGCAGCAACCTGCCGCATCGGCCGAGCCGGAACAAGGGGCCGGCCCGATCCGCCCCGAGGAGGACGCGGCCGCCCCCGGTCCGCGGCGCACCTGCCCGGCCTGCGGCCTGGAGCAGCCCGAGGGCGAGAGCTGCCTGGGCTGCGGGGTGGTCTTCGCCCGCTGGGAGCAGCGCCGGCAGCAGCTCGGCAGCGAGGCCGCCGCACCGCCGGGCGCCGAGCCCCACCTGGAACCCGCGCCGGAAATGCTGCCCAAGGCCGGCTTCTGGATCCGCGTCGGCGCCGCCCTGATCGACTCGATCCTGGTCGGGGTTCTGCAGTTCACGCTGACGCTGCTGTTCAACCTACTGATCCGCAACGCCGGCAACGGCACCTCCGAGTTCCAGGTGGCGATGGCGACCATCGTTTCGCTCTTCACCATCGCGGTGAGTGTCGGCTATTATGTGTTTTTCACCGGCTACTGTGGGCAGACGCCGGGCAAGATGGCGGTGCGCATCAAGGTGATCCGCACCGACGGCAGCGCCCTCAGCTACGGCCGGGCCTTTTTCCGCGAGGTGCCCGGCAAGTTCATCTCGGGGATCCTGCTCGGCATCGGCTACCTGATGGTCGCCTTCGACGCCCAGAAGCAGGGACTGCACGACCGCATGGCCGACACCTATGTGATAAAGCTGTAAGGAGATGGGAGCTGGGAGTTGGGAGTAGGGAGGTTTTCTCCTGGCTCCTGACTCCTGGTTCCTGGCTCCTGATTCTCAACCAAGGAGACAATCATGTCCAGAAAAGGTAGCGTTCAAAAGGCCGTCCTCGCTTATTCGGGCGGACTCGACACCTCCATCATCCTCAAGTGGCTGGTCGAGGAATACGGCTGCGAAGTCATCGCCTACTCGGCCGACCTCGGCCAGGGCGAAGAGCTCGATCACATCCCCGAAAAGGCGAAGAAAACCGGCGCCAGCTCCTGCCACATCCTCGACCTCAAGGAAGAGTTCGCCCGCGACTTCGTCTTCCCCATGTTCCGCGCCAACGCCATCTACGAAGGGCGCTACTTCCTCGGCACCTCCATCGCCCGGCCGCTGATCGCCAAGGCGCAGATGGAGATCGCCGCCAAGGAAGGGGCCGACGCCGTCTCCCACGGCGCCACCGGCAAGGGCAACGACCAGGTGCGCTTCGAGATCGCCTACTACCACTTCAACCCGGGGATCAAGGTCATCGCCCCCTGGCGCGAGTGGGACATGAAGAGCCGCACCGCCCTGGAGGACTACGCACGCAAGCACGGCATCCCGGTGCCGACCAGCAAGAAGTTCCCCTGGAGCTCGGACCGCAACCTGCTGCACATCAGCTTCGAGGGCGACATTCTCGAGAACCCCTGGGCCGAGGCCCCCGAAGAGATGTACGTGCTGACCAAGCGCCCCGAGGACGCCCCGGACCAGCCCGAATACGTCGAGGTGGAATTCGAGAAGGGCAACGCGGTGGCCGTCAACGGCGAGCGCCTCTCCCCCGCCAAGCTGCTGGCCAAGCTCAACGAGTTGGGCGGAAAGCACGGCATCGGCCGGGTCGACCTGATGGAAAACCGCTTCG
This window encodes:
- a CDS encoding RDD family protein — protein: MTITCPHCGFSKEIAPETVPERSVKVTCPKCRQAFTFEGRPQPAQQPAASAEPEQGAGPIRPEEDAAAPGPRRTCPACGLEQPEGESCLGCGVVFARWEQRRQQLGSEAAAPPGAEPHLEPAPEMLPKAGFWIRVGAALIDSILVGVLQFTLTLLFNLLIRNAGNGTSEFQVAMATIVSLFTIAVSVGYYVFFTGYCGQTPGKMAVRIKVIRTDGSALSYGRAFFREVPGKFISGILLGIGYLMVAFDAQKQGLHDRMADTYVIKL
- a CDS encoding argininosuccinate synthase, with product MSRKGSVQKAVLAYSGGLDTSIILKWLVEEYGCEVIAYSADLGQGEELDHIPEKAKKTGASSCHILDLKEEFARDFVFPMFRANAIYEGRYFLGTSIARPLIAKAQMEIAAKEGADAVSHGATGKGNDQVRFEIAYYHFNPGIKVIAPWREWDMKSRTALEDYARKHGIPVPTSKKFPWSSDRNLLHISFEGDILENPWAEAPEEMYVLTKRPEDAPDQPEYVEVEFEKGNAVAVNGERLSPAKLLAKLNELGGKHGIGRVDLMENRFVGMKSRGVYETPGGTILEEAHRGVESITMDREVMHLRDSLVPRYAAMIYNGFWFSPERKVLQALIDESQQTVNGKARIKLYKGHCRVVGRDSASDSLFNVDFATFEADEVYNQADAEGFIKLNALRLRIAAIQRQKK